The following coding sequences lie in one Haematobia irritans isolate KBUSLIRL chromosome 3, ASM5000362v1, whole genome shotgun sequence genomic window:
- the dy gene encoding transmembrane protein dusky isoform X2, producing MRFKNLSLTIALCFLIQIAIADDGEVVKGNEEISDHENEVDQVALESEPEPQQAQKVHYQHNMQQQPPQGPGPARSNNQGIPLALGQPFGPPPPPSQLAYQGPPPPLPPQRPPAPVHVPQALPDLSVGASSTNEIWASPVQDMAKIISLDVKCEKNGMKVFVQFDKPFYGIVFSKGHYSNMNCVHLPSGLGRASATFDIGLHECGTSGNTENGLYGYGHESGSGTYFENIIVIQYDPQVQEVWDQARKLRCTWHDQYEKSVTFRPFPVDMLDVVRADFAGDNVGCWMQIQVGKGPWASEVSGLVKIGQTMTMVLAIKDDDSKFDMLVRNCVAHDGKRAPIQLVDQRGCVTRPKLMSRFTKIKNFGASASVLSYAHFQAFKFPDSMEVHFQCTIQICRYQCPDQCSDPNLQEVHHLQVGPESQYGPPPPQLHVDTYHVGSSIGKRRDERRVQRRARAVDPNEPQVGLNRIIKVVSSGDLTFAIDENANTTATAAAQTMVFPAREDGLICMTTPGFAITLIILLGILITSCLISAVLYIRLRPFSLISKKERAVAFTNPQLTGTLPVIQIPAPTPSHHGTLSKNRQHT from the exons ATTGCCATAGCGGACGATGGAGAAGTTGTCAAGGGAAATGAAGAAATATCCGATCATGAGAACGAAGTGGATCAAGTAGCCCTGGAGTCCGAACCGGAACCACAACAGGCCCAAAAGGTACACTATCAACACAATATGCAACAGCAGCCACCTCAAGGACCAGGACCCGCGAGAA GCAATAATCAAGGCATACCTTTGGCATTAGGTCAACCCTTTGGACCACCACCACCCCCCTCACAATTGGCCTATCAAGGTCCACCTCCACCATTGCCACCGCAAAGGCCTCCAGCGCCTGTTCATGTGCCACAAGCATTGCCCGATTTGAGTGTCGGGGCCTCTTCGACCAATGAAATTTGGGCTTCTCCTGTCCAGGATATGGCCAAGATTATTTCGCTCGATGTAAAATGTGAAAAGAATGGCATGAAAGTTTTTGTACAATTCGATAAACCCTTCTATGGCATTGTTTTCTCCAAGGGTCATTATAGCAACATGAATTGTGTCCACTTGCCCTCGGGTCTTGGACGGGCATCGGCCACCTTCGATATTGGTCTACATGAATGTGGTACATCGGGTAATACGGAAAATGGCCTCTACGGTTATGGTCATGAATCCGGATCGGgaacatattttgaaaatatcatTGTTATACAATATGATCCCCAGGTGCAAGAGGTGTGGGATCAGGCAAGAAAGTTACGTTGCACTTGGCACGATCAGTATGAAAAGAGTGTTACCTTCCGACCCTTCCCAGTGGATATGTTGGATGTGGTAAGGGCTGATTTTGCTGGTGATAATGTGGGCTGTTGGATGCAGATACAAGTGGGTAAGGGTCCTTGGGCTTCCGAGGTTTCCGGCTTGGTGAAGATAGGCCAAACCATGACCATGGTGTTGGCTATCAAAGATGATGACTCCAAGTTCGATATGTTGGTAAGAAATTGTGTGGCCCATGATGGTAAACGAGCTCCCATTCAATTGGTCGACCAAAGAGGTTGTGTCACAAGACCTAAACTTATGTCGAGGTTTACGAAAATCAAGAATTTCGGAGCTTCAGCTTCGGTACTTTCCTATGCCCATTTCCAAGCCTTTAAATTCCCCGATTCCATGGAGGTTCACTTCCAatgtaccatacaaatttgccgCTACCAATGTCCCGATCAGTGTTCTGATCCCAATCTCCAAGAGGTCCATCATTTGCAAGTAGGTCCCGAATCCCAATATGGTCCGCCACCACCTCAATTGCATGTGGACACCTATCATGTGGGAAGCTCCATAGGAAAGCGACGAGATGAACGTCGCGTTCAACGTCGTGCTCGTGCCGTAGATCCCAATGAGCCACAGGTTGGTTTGAATCGTATCATTAAAGTGGTCTCCTCGGGTGATCTAACATTTGCCATTGACGAGAATGCCAATACAACGGCCACAGCAGCAGCACAGACCATGGTCTTCCCTGCTCGTGAGGATGGCCTTATATGCATGACCACTCCAGGTTTTGCGATAACCCTCATTATATTGCTGGGCATACTGATAACGTCATGCCTTATATCAGCCGTCCTCTATATACGCCTGAGACCGTTCTCTTTAATTTCGAAGAAGGAACGTGCGGTGGCTTTTACAAATCCCCAATTGACGGGAACCCTGCCAGTTATACAAATTCCAGCACCCACACCAAGTCATCATGGTACTCTATCGAAAAATCGACAGCATACATAA
- the LOC142231140 gene encoding uncharacterized protein LOC142231140 produces MPSNVRKSINTQKNIILNKVEVEKFLDDESLAFKCHVCEPTTDNKHEFKMMFKEMRELKETMKFMSSQYDDILKGVRKNTQDIKNLQRENRNLRESNKQLTSTVAFLSEARVENNCIINGIQTDNNAKPIDVVMDIIKKSGAEISEDKIDKAYFLKQRNNQSSVVVKFVNNRSKVTFMKEKKKLSELDDTKKVYVNDFLSKETLNVFKYAKSLKSVGFKFIYTSGGRVFAKKNEESRQMRIRSLEDVDEILKKYAGGITKTNVRRSGVYDIDDEDDEDDDDNDETWISRQYVNLYKIDGYNAVHCVRMDGFGGTTIFVKSTLKHNTVINKSENNLDIVAIELPEIKLNNLKITILSIYRSQRCVVSNFIAQLELALKEFRSSNILVVGDVNVDLLVPNRSLNLLENLMYDYNLHSCHENITRPSSGTCIDWVFSNNPSKFLVCSVENTLSDHNFVFCDVALHSDKNEYLTEYQEKINYTKFGQLIDPTLSSLLNRTPSPDLCQKLVQLLSTAASRSTETSTKRINMRMKMAPWINEALYNLICLKQNLLKKRRRKRTNYSLNEQLKRISKIIKLCNKKLMDDYYQQNLGFCGTDARRTWRFLNNELGRQKTQTLELFNENGRLISDDVEKAITLNEYFVKSILDLKNGIQHYQYDDINMFGTLVQQFTSWDLVEICGSDIINVIEALNMNKSSGYDNITVRMICMRKELVGEILAKIFNEMIENRKYPDVLKIHKIIPIPKVPGSRRVTDFRPVAVLPIIDKIFEKIICNQFSQFLNENNILYENQFGFTKGCGTDAALVYVIEYICAGLDSGYKGVAGVFFDYSKAFDLVQHDILLEKLRYIGVSGRTVELLKDYLSNRFQYVQVGESKSNKLPVNYGVPQGSVLGPLLFKIYINDLKNINFNGKLVMFADDLCLFYKYKHETVLQTEIQYDASILSEYARLNKLILNSSKTKFIRFTTNVRETGEMTVPINGETIQESKTVKYLGVNLCSNLLWDEHIKSVKAKVSSATGILHKFRNILTTDTKLMIYHSLIHSHLTYLPIIYAHRSTRTLKELQSAQNKALKVVYNLPLRYPTTLLYKNHAKNILPIRGLYKQQLLLYMFKSVHRLNTRSLQFDQNFTRTGRVTRQSSNLNVARCRIDLTKQRISIAGPIEYNNLPVHPVKLGLKDIQGRVECNHS; encoded by the exons ATGCCGTCCAATGTGAGAAAAAGCATTAATACTCAAAAAAACATTATC CTGAACAAAGTGGAAGTAGAAAAGTTCTTGGACGATGAATCTCTTGCTTTTAAGTGTCATGTGTGTGAGCCTACAACTGACAATAAACATGAATTTAAAATGATGTTCAAAGAAATGAGAGAACTGAAAGAGACGATGAAGTTTATGTCATCTCAATATGATGACATTTTAAAAGGTGTGAGAAAGAATACTcaagatataaaaaacttaCAAAGAGAAAACCGAAACTTGAGAGAAAGTAATAAACAACTAACATCAACTGTTGCATTTTTAAGTGAAGCTAGAGTGgagaataattgtataataaatggtaTTCAAACAGACAATAATGCTAAACCAATTGATGTTGTTATGGATATTATAAAAAAGTCAGGAGCAGAAATATCAGAAGATAAAATCGATAAGGcgtattttcttaaacaaaGAAACAACCAATCATCTGTTGTGGTCAAATTCGTAAACAACCGAAGCAAGGTGACATTCATGAAAgagaaaaagaaattgagtgaaTTAGATGATACGAAAAAGGTCTATGTCAACGATTTTCTATCCAAAGAAACACTAAACGTTTTTAAGTATGCGAAATCGTTGAAATCTGTTGGATTTAAATTTATCTATACAAGCGGTGGTAGAGTTTTTGCTAAGAAAAATGAAGAATCGAGACAAATGAGAATACGGTCGTTGGAGGACGTGGATGAAATCTTGAAAAAGTATGCTGGTGGTATAACCAAAACTAATGTCCGTCGTTCTGGTGTTTATGATATTGATGACGAGGAtgatgaggatgatgatgataatgat GAAACCTGGATCAGTAGACAATATGtaaatctatacaaaattgatgGCTACAATGCTGTACACTGTGTGCGTATGGATGGTTTCGGTGGGACaacaattttcgtcaaatcaaCTTTAAAACACAATACTGTTATAAATAAAAGCGAAAATAATTTGGATATTGTTGCGATTGAATTACCTGagatcaaattaaataatttgaaaattacgATACTATCAATATATAGATCACAACGATGTGTTGTCAGTAATTTTATTGCACAGTTGGAGTTGGCCTTGAAGGAATTTCGATCTAGTAATATTTTGGTTGTTGGTGATGTTAATGTTGACTTGTTGGTACCTAATCGGTCACTAAATTTGTTGGAAAATCTGATGTATGATTATAACTTGCACTCTTGTCATGAAAATATAACTAGACCATCCAGTGGAACATGTATAGATTGGGTTTTCAGCAACAACCCTTCGAAATTTTTGGTTTGCAGTGTTGAAAACACACTCTCTgatcataattttgttttttgtgatgTAGCATTACATTCGGATAAGAATGAGTATCTTACGGAATATCaagagaaaataaattatacgaaATTTGGTCAACTTATAGATCCTACTTTATCCTCATTACTCAATCGGACTCCTTCTCCTGATTTATGTCAAAAACTTGTCCAGTTACTATCAACTGCTGCAAGTCGCAGTACCGAAACATCCACGAAGCGAATAAATATGAGAATGAAAATGGCCCCCTGGATTAATGAAGCGTTATATAACTTGATATgtcttaagcaaaatttgttaaaaaagagaagaagaaaaagaactAATTATAGTTTGAATGAGCAACTGAAAAGAATAAGCAAAATAATCAAgttatgtaataaaaaactgatgGATGATTACTACCAGCAAAATTTAGGATTTTGTGGCACAGATGCAAGACGAACATGGCGGTTTTTAAATAATGAGTTGGGGAGACAGAAAACTCAAACGTTggaactttttaatgaaaatggaaGATTAATTAGTGATGATGTAGAGAAAGCTATAACcttaaatgaatattttgttaaatcaattcttGATCTAAAAAATGGCATTCAACATTACCAATATGATGACATAAATATGTTTGGTACATTAGTACAGCAGTTTACTTCATGGGACTTAGTTGAGATTTGTGGATCGGATATAATAAATGTTATCGAAGCTCTAAACATGAACAAAAGTTCCGGTTATGACAACATAACAGTGAGAATGATTTGTATGAGAAAGGAATTGGTTggtgaaatattggcaaaaatctTCAATGAAATGATAGAAAATAGGAAGTATCCTGACGTgctgaaaattcataaaattattcctaTACCTAAAGTTCCAGGTTCGAGACGAGTTACAGATTTTCGACCTgtagcagtgttgccaattatcgacaaaatttttgaaaaaatcataTGTAATCAgttttctcagtttctaaatgagaataatattttatatgaaaatcagtTTGGGTTCACTAAAGGTTGTGGAACGGATGCAGCTTTGGTGTATGTTATAGAATATATTTGTGCTGGACTAGACTCTGGATATAAAGGAGTCGCTGGAGTATTTTTCGACTATTCAAAGGCTTTCGACTTAGTACAGCACGACATATTGCTAGAAAAGCTACGTTACATTGGAGTATCTGGCCGTACAGTGGAGCTTCTAAAAGATTATTTGAGTAATCGATTTCAATATGTCCAAGTAGGCGAATCCAAGAGCAATAAATTGCCAGTAAATTATGGTGTTCCGCAAGGAAGTGTACTAGGACCACTACTCTTCAAGATATATAtaaatgatttaaaaaatataaactttaaTGGGAAGTTAGTAATGTTTGCTGATGACTTGTGTCTGTTTTACAAATACAAACATGAAACAGTATTGCAGACGGAGATACAATACGACGCATCAATATTGTCGGAGTATGCTCGATTAAATAAACTTATCTTGAACTCATCAAAAACTAAGTTCattaggtttaccacaaatgtaaGAGAAACTGGAGAGATGACTGTTCCAATTAATggagaaactattcaagagtctAAGACGGTCAAATATTTAGGAGTGAATTTGTGtagcaatcttctttgggatgaACACATAAAAAGTGTAAAGGCAAAAGTATCATCAGCCACTGGAATTTTGCATAagtttagaaatattttaactACTGATACAAAACTGATGATATATCACTCACTTATCCATTCCCACTTGACATATTTACCTATAATTTATGCACATCGTTCAACGAGAACTTTAAAGGAGCTACAGTCCGCCCAGAACAAAGCCTTAAAAGTTGTCTACAATTTGCCACTGCGTTATCCAACAacacttttatataaaaatcatgCTAAAAATATATTGCCAATTCGTGGTTTATATAAGCAGCAGTTATTGTTATATATGTTCAAATCTGTACATAGATTAAACACaagatcgttacaatttgatcaaaattttaccagAACAGGGAGAGTAACTAGACAATCCAGTAATTTGAATGTAGCACGTTGTCGGATAGATTTAACCAAGCAAAGAATATCAATTGCCGGTCCTATTGAATACAATAACTTGCCAG TTCATCCAGTCAAACTCGGTTTGAAGGATATTCAAGGACGTGTTGAATGCAATcatagttga
- the dy gene encoding transmembrane protein dusky isoform X1, producing MRFKNLSLTIALCFLIQIAIADDGEVVKGNEEISDHENEVDQVALESEPEPQQAQKVHYQHNMQQQPPQGPGPARTKFYVVTGNNQGIPLALGQPFGPPPPPSQLAYQGPPPPLPPQRPPAPVHVPQALPDLSVGASSTNEIWASPVQDMAKIISLDVKCEKNGMKVFVQFDKPFYGIVFSKGHYSNMNCVHLPSGLGRASATFDIGLHECGTSGNTENGLYGYGHESGSGTYFENIIVIQYDPQVQEVWDQARKLRCTWHDQYEKSVTFRPFPVDMLDVVRADFAGDNVGCWMQIQVGKGPWASEVSGLVKIGQTMTMVLAIKDDDSKFDMLVRNCVAHDGKRAPIQLVDQRGCVTRPKLMSRFTKIKNFGASASVLSYAHFQAFKFPDSMEVHFQCTIQICRYQCPDQCSDPNLQEVHHLQVGPESQYGPPPPQLHVDTYHVGSSIGKRRDERRVQRRARAVDPNEPQVGLNRIIKVVSSGDLTFAIDENANTTATAAAQTMVFPAREDGLICMTTPGFAITLIILLGILITSCLISAVLYIRLRPFSLISKKERAVAFTNPQLTGTLPVIQIPAPTPSHHGTLSKNRQHT from the exons ATTGCCATAGCGGACGATGGAGAAGTTGTCAAGGGAAATGAAGAAATATCCGATCATGAGAACGAAGTGGATCAAGTAGCCCTGGAGTCCGAACCGGAACCACAACAGGCCCAAAAGGTACACTATCAACACAATATGCAACAGCAGCCACCTCAAGGACCAGGACCCGCGAGAA cAAAATTCTATGTTGTTACAGGCAATAATCAAGGCATACCTTTGGCATTAGGTCAACCCTTTGGACCACCACCACCCCCCTCACAATTGGCCTATCAAGGTCCACCTCCACCATTGCCACCGCAAAGGCCTCCAGCGCCTGTTCATGTGCCACAAGCATTGCCCGATTTGAGTGTCGGGGCCTCTTCGACCAATGAAATTTGGGCTTCTCCTGTCCAGGATATGGCCAAGATTATTTCGCTCGATGTAAAATGTGAAAAGAATGGCATGAAAGTTTTTGTACAATTCGATAAACCCTTCTATGGCATTGTTTTCTCCAAGGGTCATTATAGCAACATGAATTGTGTCCACTTGCCCTCGGGTCTTGGACGGGCATCGGCCACCTTCGATATTGGTCTACATGAATGTGGTACATCGGGTAATACGGAAAATGGCCTCTACGGTTATGGTCATGAATCCGGATCGGgaacatattttgaaaatatcatTGTTATACAATATGATCCCCAGGTGCAAGAGGTGTGGGATCAGGCAAGAAAGTTACGTTGCACTTGGCACGATCAGTATGAAAAGAGTGTTACCTTCCGACCCTTCCCAGTGGATATGTTGGATGTGGTAAGGGCTGATTTTGCTGGTGATAATGTGGGCTGTTGGATGCAGATACAAGTGGGTAAGGGTCCTTGGGCTTCCGAGGTTTCCGGCTTGGTGAAGATAGGCCAAACCATGACCATGGTGTTGGCTATCAAAGATGATGACTCCAAGTTCGATATGTTGGTAAGAAATTGTGTGGCCCATGATGGTAAACGAGCTCCCATTCAATTGGTCGACCAAAGAGGTTGTGTCACAAGACCTAAACTTATGTCGAGGTTTACGAAAATCAAGAATTTCGGAGCTTCAGCTTCGGTACTTTCCTATGCCCATTTCCAAGCCTTTAAATTCCCCGATTCCATGGAGGTTCACTTCCAatgtaccatacaaatttgccgCTACCAATGTCCCGATCAGTGTTCTGATCCCAATCTCCAAGAGGTCCATCATTTGCAAGTAGGTCCCGAATCCCAATATGGTCCGCCACCACCTCAATTGCATGTGGACACCTATCATGTGGGAAGCTCCATAGGAAAGCGACGAGATGAACGTCGCGTTCAACGTCGTGCTCGTGCCGTAGATCCCAATGAGCCACAGGTTGGTTTGAATCGTATCATTAAAGTGGTCTCCTCGGGTGATCTAACATTTGCCATTGACGAGAATGCCAATACAACGGCCACAGCAGCAGCACAGACCATGGTCTTCCCTGCTCGTGAGGATGGCCTTATATGCATGACCACTCCAGGTTTTGCGATAACCCTCATTATATTGCTGGGCATACTGATAACGTCATGCCTTATATCAGCCGTCCTCTATATACGCCTGAGACCGTTCTCTTTAATTTCGAAGAAGGAACGTGCGGTGGCTTTTACAAATCCCCAATTGACGGGAACCCTGCCAGTTATACAAATTCCAGCACCCACACCAAGTCATCATGGTACTCTATCGAAAAATCGACAGCATACATAA